The following coding sequences are from one Triticum dicoccoides isolate Atlit2015 ecotype Zavitan chromosome 4A, WEW_v2.0, whole genome shotgun sequence window:
- the LOC119289747 gene encoding NAC domain-containing protein 66-like, whose product MSISVNGQSVVPPGFRFHPTEEELLTYYLARKVASQRIDLDVIPNVDLNKLEPWDIQELCRVGTGPQNDWYLFSHKDKKYPTGTRTNRATAAGFWKATGRDKAIYSVAGSGRIGMRKTLVFYKARAPHGHKSDWIMHEYRLHHAVPVNPTAGDATYYSSSDSSPIRGMAGDQSSTQEDGWVICRVFKKKNIAVQHQDGQNHDGGGASSNKLVGAGAMEGSQTKCSSTLTAATDHAKAQMKHCSASDDGLDHILSYKGRSSTASCRQETKPTNQSSSTLDHLINNACHNGTSTLYDKFMKLPPLEHVVPGGLLPPPPTEYNRDWDALDRLTAYELNGLSNPALAEAANGGGTLHTPSVTGPGDGELATCGAWCGQCHHYTQT is encoded by the exons ATGAGCATCTCCGTGAACGGGCAGTCGGTGGTGCCGCCAGGGTTCCGGTTCCACCCGACGGAGGAGGAGCTGCTCACCTACTACCTCGCCAGGAAGGTGGCCTCGCAGCGCATCGACCTCGACGTCATCCCCAACGTCGACCTCAACAAGCTCGAGCCATGGGACATCCAAG AGCTGTGCCGGGTCGGAACTGGCCCGCAGAACGACTGGTACCTGTTCAGCCACAAGGACAAGAAGTACCCCACTGGGACGCGCACcaaccgcgccaccgccgccgggtTCTGGAAGGCCACCGGCCGGGACAAGGCCATCTACTCCGTTGCCGGCTCCGGCCGCATCGGCATGCGCAAGACGCTCGTCTTCTACAAAGCCCGCGCCCCGCACGGCCACAAGTCCGACTGGATCATGCACGAGTACCGCCTCCACCACGCCGTCCCCGTCAACCCCACGGCCGGCGACGCCACCTACTACTCCAGCAGTGACTCTTCCCCG ATACGTGGCATGGCCGGCGACCAGTCATCGACGCAGGAGGACGGGTGGGTCATCTgccgggtgttcaagaagaagaacATCGCCGTGCAGCACCAAGATGGCCAGAACCACGACGGTGGCGGCGCATCGTCCAACAAGCTAGTCGGCGCCGGTGCCATGGAGGGCAGCCAGACCAAGTGCTCGTCGACGTTGACCGCCGCAACCGACCACGCCAAGGCGCAGATGAAGCACTGCTCCGCCAGCGACGACGGGCTCGACCACATCCTCAGCTACAAGGGCCGCTCATCCACGGCATCATGCAGGCAGGAGACCAAGCCCACCAACCAGTCATCGTCAACGCTGGACCACCTGATCAACAACGCCTGCCACAACGGCACCAGCACCCTGTACGACAAGTTCATGAAGCTCCCACCACTCGAGCACGTCGTCCCCGGCGggctcctgccgccgccgccgaccgagtACAACAGGGACTGGGACGCTCTCGACAGGCTCACCGCCTACGAGCTCAACGGCCTCTCTAACCCCGCGTTGGCCGAGGCGGCGAACGGCGGTGGCACCCTACACACTCCCTCCGTCACCGGGCCCGGCGATGGCGAGTTGGCGACCTGTGGAGCCTGGTGCGGCCAGTGTCATCACTACACGCAGACTTGA